A genomic stretch from Synergistaceae bacterium includes:
- a CDS encoding exonuclease SbcCD subunit D C-terminal domain-containing protein, whose protein sequence is MRLLHTSDWHLGRTLYGKKRTAEFEAFLEWLLATLDEQKVDVLIVAGDVFDTTTPSTRAQQLYYRFLCRASRREKSEKAGCRHVVVVGGNHDSPSFLEAPKELLSFLDVHVVGAATERIEDELLTLRDAKGIPELLVCAVPYLREKDIRCFEWGEDTEDKNRKLALGIEEHYREIGRLAEERRAEWANGEASVSARNIPIVGTGHLFAMGGQTTEGDGVRDLYVGTLAQVNAESLLSCFDYLALGHLHSPQKVGRSETARYSGSPLPMNTAEAERGKSVVLVEFDSGKFPEKPAVNVRKLSVPVFQELIRVAGDINAVESRLGELRCGGGAWVEVVYEGETFVPNLRERVFAQVAGSNLEILRVKDARILRNTPGTWNEGETLSELDESDVFLRCMDARSIPAENRLELWNAYREVLASLRDSGAE, encoded by the coding sequence GTTCGAAGCCTTTCTCGAATGGTTATTGGCGACCTTGGATGAACAGAAGGTCGATGTCCTGATCGTGGCTGGGGACGTGTTCGACACCACCACCCCCAGCACCCGGGCGCAACAACTCTACTACCGATTCCTCTGCCGCGCGTCCCGTAGGGAAAAAAGCGAAAAAGCCGGGTGTCGCCATGTGGTGGTGGTGGGCGGCAATCACGATTCTCCCTCCTTCCTGGAAGCCCCCAAGGAGCTTCTGAGCTTCCTAGACGTGCATGTGGTGGGCGCGGCCACGGAGAGAATCGAGGATGAACTCCTAACGCTTCGTGACGCGAAGGGAATCCCGGAGCTGTTGGTCTGCGCCGTGCCCTATTTACGGGAAAAGGACATTCGCTGTTTCGAGTGGGGGGAGGACACGGAGGATAAAAATCGCAAGTTAGCTTTGGGCATCGAGGAGCATTATCGGGAAATCGGACGTCTGGCCGAGGAGCGGCGCGCCGAGTGGGCCAACGGAGAAGCGAGTGTTTCCGCCCGCAACATCCCCATCGTGGGCACGGGGCACCTCTTCGCCATGGGAGGACAGACGACGGAGGGAGACGGGGTCCGCGACCTCTACGTGGGAACCCTGGCCCAAGTAAACGCGGAGTCCTTACTCTCCTGTTTCGACTATCTCGCGCTGGGACACCTCCATTCCCCCCAAAAGGTAGGGAGATCGGAGACGGCACGCTACAGCGGCTCCCCCCTACCCATGAACACCGCTGAAGCGGAGCGAGGTAAAAGCGTCGTCTTGGTAGAGTTCGATTCTGGAAAATTTCCCGAAAAACCCGCCGTAAATGTGAGAAAATTATCCGTGCCGGTATTTCAGGAGCTCATTCGCGTCGCGGGGGACATAAACGCTGTAGAATCACGGCTAGGAGAACTGCGCTGCGGTGGCGGAGCCTGGGTGGAGGTCGTTTACGAGGGAGAAACGTTCGTGCCCAATTTGCGCGAACGTGTTTTCGCTCAAGTCGCTGGTTCCAACTTGGAAATTCTTCGGGTGAAAGACGCCCGGATTCTCAGAAACACCCCCGGAACTTGGAATGAAGGCGAGACCTTGAGCGAACTGGACGAGTCGGATGTGTTTTTGCGTTGTATGGACGCTCGCTCGATCCCCGCCGAAAATCGCCTCGAACTGTGGAACGCTTACCGGGAGGTTCTAGCCTCGCTCCGCGACTCCGGAGCCGAATAA